The genomic window GCCCATTCAATTACCAGTGGTACCTGCAACAACATAAACCACCTCTAAAATGGTGAATCTGAGTCAGACCTTGGAGAACAATCTCCCTCCTTTCACTCTTGCAAACTGTTTCATTGTTTTGTGAGAACCTGTAAACACCCTCGAGTTCTTGATTACGGAGCCTTTGAGAAGTTCTTCGAACATCCTCGAAGCTCTTTGACAGATGTATCACCAAGAAAGCATATGGCACAACTGAGATTTACTGGCAAAAGCACTTACTGTGGCAGCTCTTATTACCAGAAGTCCCTGCAAGAACACAAACCACCTCTAAAACGATGGAAGCGAATTGGATCTCTGAGGACAATCTCCCTCCTTTCACTCTCTGAGAACAATTTCATGGTTGTGTGGCAATCCTGACACACCCTCAAGTTCTTCATCACTCGTATTGGAGCTGCCTCTGGCAAAGCAATCATTCCCAGTGCTACCGCCAGCTTCTCACTATGGCAGTTCATTAAATTTTGTCTCTTTTCTGGACTGGGGTCATTGAACCTCAAAGTCTCAGTCCTAGCATAAGCaatcttttctatttttgataGCATTTCCTCTAGTTTTGCATATATTGCATGACTCTGGGGATGGGACTTGTCCCCTGCAACAAATGAGTGAACAGATGCCCCTATTTCGATCCAACTAAGACCAGGTTCCTTCTTCACTCCTCGAtctttcatcaaatctcttatttTTGTTGCTAAAGACTGCTTTCCGGCATCCAAGTACATGTTATACAGAATCACATATGATGCAGAGGCATCAGGCTCCAGCTCCATTATCCGCTTTGCGACACATGCACCTCTTTCTATGTCCCCATGGATCCTGCAAGAGCCCAACAAAGCCCTCCACATAACAGGGTCATAATCGAAGCCTGAGttcaatatgaaatcttcagCATCAGCCAGCCTCCCAGCCCGACCTAGAAGGTCAACAATGCAAGCACAATGCTTCACATTTGGATTCAAGCCATAGTCTCTTTTCATGCTTTCAAAGTACCTGCAATAACAGAAAATAAATATATCTCTATGAGAACCTAATGAGAGGGGAAAAAGTGGCAAAATTAAGCACCCTGTCAACGTTAGATTATGAGGTATGCTTGATAAATAAAAGATCTATTCTCCCTCATTGTTCTTCTAtcagggaaaatcccttcaaacTTAGCTGAAACTATTGCAAATTTCTCCAAATCGACAATATCTTCTTGATAGACTCCACATGAGCAAAAATAATTTCCCTTATAAAATTGATCATtctttttatggataaatatttaTCAGAAATGAATGAAAATAATTGTATGAGTGTAAAAGTTATAGAATTTTGGTTCAAAATTTTATCCATTGAATAAAAAGTCCTACAAATCACTTGACAAGGATAATGACCAGTGCAAGAAGGCATGGTAGGAAAGAAGATTTACCCAAATCCCTCATCCACCAGTCCTCCATGGCTACAAGCAGTAAGAACACCTAGGAAAGTAATGTGGTTTGGTGCAACCATGCAATCCTCCATCTCCTTGAAGAGCATCATAGCATCTCTTGTACAACCATGTTGTGCATGGGTTGAGATCATTGCAGACCAGGAAACAACATCTCGGTTTTCCATCTCCTGGAATGTCTTCTCAGCAGCATCAACATCCCCTGACCTAGCGTACATGAAGATCCTTGAATTACCACAAATGGTGAACCTATCAAATCCAACTTTTATGGCATAACTCTGAATCTGCTCCCCAGATCTCACCATAGCCAAATTTGCACAAGCACTCATGATACTTGATATAGTGAACTGATCAGGTTTTCTTCCAATGCTCAATATATCATGAAACAAGCTAAGTGCACTTTCAAAATGCTCATTCTGAACACAACCCGAAATCATGGATGTCCAAGTAACAATGTCTTGCTTAGGGACAGAGTAGAAGCATCTAAATCCTTCTTCCATAGAACCAGAGTTTGAGTACAAGTCAATGAGTGCGCTTCCGATGAACTCATCACTCTGGAGACTGTTTTTGAACACTTGGCTGTGGATTTGTTTCCCAAACTCAAAAGCATTGGCCAAGTTACAAGCTCTCAGCACACTCGAGAATGTGAACTTTGAGGGCCACATTCCTCTCCTTTGCATTTCAGAGAAGAGCCCTAATGCTTCATTTATGAGCTCATTTTCTATTTCCACTTCCATTCGGCAAAAGCCAGCAATCATAGCATTAAACACAACAACATTCGGATCAGGCATGAGTCTAAAAACCTTGACTGCACTATTCAAGGCACCATTCTTCGCATACAAGTCAATCATCGCACTGCCAACAAATACATCAAAGTCCAATCCAACTTTTACAACACACCCATGAATCATCTCACCCACtacctttgaactttttaaacttGAACAAGACTTTAGAACACTACCAAGAGCGAAAGAATTCATCTTCATCTCTAACTGGTGCATCTGActcaaaatttttaatgtatcctCAGCTAAACCAATCCGAACATAAGCCGAAATCAATGAATTCCATGAAACATCATCTAGTTCGGCAGCATTATCAAACACACGCGTTGCTTCATCGATCCTCCCGCACTTGGAGTACATGTCAATAAGCGAGTTGGTCAAGAAAACATGCTGATGAAATCCACCAACTACAACCAACCCATGGATCACCTTCCCCAGCTTCAAGTCACCGGAACGAGAACAAATACCTAACATGGTACCATAACTGAACCGGTCGATCTTAACATTGGCATTTCTTGCTTGCACAAACACATCCATGGCTCTATCGGTATGGCCCGTTTGAATATACCCAGAAATAAGTGAATTCCATGACACAGTATCTCTCTTAGGCAATCTATCAAACAGTCGGCGGGCAAACGTCGTGTCGCCACATTTACAGTACATGTTTAGAAGATTGTTCTGAAGGAAGAGACAGGGATTGAAGCGGACTCTGATCATGTGAGCATGGACTTCCTTCCCGTGGATAAGAGATTGGGAACTTGCGGTGGACTGGAGGAGTTGCGTGTAGGCAACGTTGTCCATGGAGTGATCTAAATTGGGTTGGGGGTGGAGAAAGGTGGTGAAGTGTTTGGGAGTTTTGGAGAAGGATACACGCTCCGAGGTGCCGATTAGATATTCGAAAAAACAGAGCGTTCTCATGGCACCTCACGGAGTATTATTAATTGCAACAGAGGTGTGGGAGCTACAAAATATATGGAGGTACAGAAACAAACCAATGAGACGGTCTTGGCTTTGGGAGAACTAGAATTGGAACCAGGCTGTTGGTACCAACCTATTTTAACTCACCATTTGTGACAAACACAATTATGTAGAATGTACTCAGACATTACGGAATCTTGCCAGTATTCTACAAGATGAAATAATAAACGAATAAGAAACTTATatcattttaaatatattttaaatacttAGTAATCAAAACTTGATTTAAAAAGTAAATACTGGATTAGAAAAGACAGTCATATTTTGATATTGTCTTGGCTGATATTTCAGGATCTTACTCTTATATCAGTCGGGAAAATTTTGGGAGAGATATTGGATTATCTTGAATATCTGTTTCTAGATAAAAATATTGttagaattatatatatatatatatatctcgattATGTGTACGTATTTTCTCTTTCCGTGGatctaaataatatatttaagCGTAACTCAATCCACATTGAGAttgcattttatttttttttacactttTGGTGGCAAATAAGTCAGGGACACTTTAGTTCTGCTTTACTAAGTGGCTCATTCAATTAGAGCACAGATCAAGCTCAAACCATGATTCCAGGGTCAGCTAGTACACAAGCCTGCACAAGTAAATCTCAAACGATTGTCCAATCGGAAAAAGTAAGTAATGAGAATGGTTTTAGGCTTGGCAAGTCCCGGTCGTTCATGACCGAGCTACAGGATAAGCCAATATCGTTTTAAGCTCCCAGGGAACTTGCACACCTTCTAAGCAACCAACTCAAGCCCTTATTTGATCTAACCTGCAGTTGATACTGTACATGTTAATGCTTTTGTTGGGACCATTCAATCGAccccgactccgactctacatcgatcTTATGAACATATTACTCCGACTAACAATCAATTGACCGACCGAC from Elaeis guineensis isolate ETL-2024a chromosome 9, EG11, whole genome shotgun sequence includes these protein-coding regions:
- the LOC105051725 gene encoding pentatricopeptide repeat-containing protein At3g13880, with product MRTLCFFEYLIGTSERVSFSKTPKHFTTFLHPQPNLDHSMDNVAYTQLLQSTASSQSLIHGKEVHAHMIRVRFNPCLFLQNNLLNMYCKCGDTTFARRLFDRLPKRDTVSWNSLISGYIQTGHTDRAMDVFVQARNANVKIDRFSYGTMLGICSRSGDLKLGKVIHGLVVVGGFHQHVFLTNSLIDMYSKCGRIDEATRVFDNAAELDDVSWNSLISAYVRIGLAEDTLKILSQMHQLEMKMNSFALGSVLKSCSSLKSSKVVGEMIHGCVVKVGLDFDVFVGSAMIDLYAKNGALNSAVKVFRLMPDPNVVVFNAMIAGFCRMEVEIENELINEALGLFSEMQRRGMWPSKFTFSSVLRACNLANAFEFGKQIHSQVFKNSLQSDEFIGSALIDLYSNSGSMEEGFRCFYSVPKQDIVTWTSMISGCVQNEHFESALSLFHDILSIGRKPDQFTISSIMSACANLAMVRSGEQIQSYAIKVGFDRFTICGNSRIFMYARSGDVDAAEKTFQEMENRDVVSWSAMISTHAQHGCTRDAMMLFKEMEDCMVAPNHITFLGVLTACSHGGLVDEGFGYFESMKRDYGLNPNVKHCACIVDLLGRAGRLADAEDFILNSGFDYDPVMWRALLGSCRIHGDIERGACVAKRIMELEPDASASYVILYNMYLDAGKQSLATKIRDLMKDRGVKKEPGLSWIEIGASVHSFVAGDKSHPQSHAIYAKLEEMLSKIEKIAYARTETLRFNDPSPEKRQNLMNCHSEKLAVALGMIALPEAAPIRVMKNLRVCQDCHTTMKLFSESERREIVLRDPIRFHRFRGGLCSCRDFW